From Quercus lobata isolate SW786 chromosome 1, ValleyOak3.0 Primary Assembly, whole genome shotgun sequence, one genomic window encodes:
- the LOC115981062 gene encoding G2/mitotic-specific cyclin-2-like isoform X2, whose translation MASMLSLKLVLISTGVLTMAMALKVSVSVVSDFVVSEVPSIWSIVLTWLRPPYLYIVINCIIISIVASSKLHTRTEEDPAPEMVPLTPVPVVEVSDDVRISDYSDVYENGVVLSGGGLGYSVGYDAAEKKVMDGGDDEAKVVASRPVERKDSMELSFLNKENEKPPVSARFAHRKAVKASPEGEGMLKNVTAEGRTRRVLQDIGNMVAERAVEVKLQAQPITRAFCTELIANAQTAAEKNKKPIKDALGAVAGYGVVVKKGGVATKVAAAQKIVKMPNPEEVIVISSDEEDEGKCAGSRKSKDGPSRKNVKTLTARSKAACGITKKPKDLIENIDAADVDNELAVAEYVDEMYKFFKETEDLSQVHDYMIKQTHINAKMRSILVDWLIEVHRKFELTPETLYLTINIVDRFLSIVVVSRRELQLVGISSMLIASKYEETWAPEVNNFVGISDNAYLREQILVMEKTILEKLEWLMTVPTPYVFLVRYIKASVPSDKQMENMVFFLAELGLLHYPTITSYCPSKIAASAVYAARCTLDNSPSWNETLEHYTGYSECQLKDCAELLVSLHSVAAESKLKEVHGKFTSSDRGAVALLTPAKSLSSKST comes from the exons ATGGCGTCTATGCTGTCTCTGAAACTGGTTCTGATCTCTACCGGTGTGTTAACCATGGCCATGGCGTTGAAGGTCTCAGTCTCTGTGGTATCGGATTTCGTGGTCTCGGAAGTCCCTTCCATTTGGAGCATCGTGCTGACTTGGCTGAGGCCTCCTTACCTCTACATCGTCATCAACTGCATCATCATCAGCATCGTCGCTTCCTCCAAGCTCCACACCAGGACCGAAGAAGATCCGGCGCCGGAGATGGTTCCGCTTACTCCTGTGCCGGTTGTGGAGGTCTCCGATGACGTACGGATCAGCGATTACAGTGACGTGTACGAAAACGGCGTTGTTTTGAGTGGTGGAGGATTAGGATACAGTGTTGGTTACGATGCGGCGGAGAAGAAAGTGATGGACGGCGGTGATGATGAGGCTAAGGTGGTGGCGTCGAGGCCGGTAGAGAGGAAAGATTCAATGGAGCTTTCGTTTTTGAATAAGGAGAATGAGAAACCGCCGGTTTCTGCGAGATTCGCTCACCGAAAAGCTGTGAAAGCTAGTCCTGAAG GTGAAGGAATGCTGAAGAATGTAACTGCAGAAGGAAGGACTAGGCGAGTTCTCCAAGATATTGGTAATATGGTTGCTGAGAGAGCTGTGGAAGTGAAGCTTCAAGCTCAGCCCATTacaag GGCTTTTTGTACAGAACTAATTGCTAATGCACAAACAGCAGCAGAGAAGAACAAG AAACCAATTAAAGATGCTTTAGGTGCAGTAGCTGGATATGGGGTTGTTGTGAAGAAAGGCGGTGTAGCAACAAAGGTGGCAGCAGCTCAAAAGATTGTCAAGATGCCTAATCCTGAGGAGGTGATTGTTATTAGCTCAGATGAAGAGGATGAGGGTAAATGTGCTggttcaagaaaatcaaaggaTGGGCCTTCAAGGAAGAATGTCAAGACCCTCACTGCTCGAAGCAag GCTGCTTGTGGAATCACCAAAAAGCCCAAGGATCTGATAGAAAATATCGATGCTGCTGATGTTGACAATGAATTGGCGGTGGCTGAATATGTGGATGAAATGTACAAGTTCTTCAAAGAGACTGAG GATTTGAGTCAAGTGCATGACTACATGATTAAGCAGACACACATAAATGCTAAGATGAGATCAATCCTTGTAGACTGGTTGATAGAGGTTCATCGCAAATTTGAACTCACGCCAGAGACCCTGTATCTCACAATAAATATTGTGGATCGATTCCTTTCAATAGTGGTGGTATCTAGGAGGGAACTTCAGTTGGTTGGAATCAGCTCAATGCTAATTGCAAGCAAGTATGAAGAGACTTGGGCACCAGAG GTCAATAACTTTGTTGGCATTTCAGACAATGCCTATCTTAGGGAACAGATATTGGTCATGGAGAAAACAATCTTGGAAAAGCTGGAATGGTTAATGACGGTCCCTACTCCTTATGTTTTCCTTGTTAGATATATCAAGGCCTCTGTGCCATCTGATAAGCAG ATGGAGAATATGGTGTTTTTCTTAGCTGAACTTGGTCTACTGCACTATCCTACTATAACTTCATATTGCCCCTCAAAGATTGCTGCTTCTGCTGTTTATGCTGCACGATGTACCCTTGACAACAGCCCTTCCTGGAATGAAACTCTAGAGCACTACACAGGCTATTCTGAATGCCAGCTAAA GGATTGCGCGGAGCTCTTGGTAAGCTTACATTCTGTGGCTGCAGAAAGTAAGCTCAAGGAAGTGCATGGGAAATTCACAAGTTCAGATAGGGGCGCTGTTGCTCTTCTCACCCCAGCCAAAAGCCTGTCAAGCAAATCAACTTGA
- the LOC115981062 gene encoding G2/mitotic-specific cyclin-2-like isoform X1 gives MASMLSLKLVLISTGVLTMAMALKVSVSVVSDFVVSEVPSIWSIVLTWLRPPYLYIVINCIIISIVASSKLHTRTEEDPAPEMVPLTPVPVVEVSDDVRISDYSDVYENGVVLSGGGLGYSVGYDAAEKKVMDGGDDEAKVVASRPVERKDSMELSFLNKENEKPPVSARFAHRKAVKASPEGEGMLKNVTAEGRTRRVLQDIGNMVAERAVEVKLQAQPITRAFCTELIANAQTAAEKNKLQKPIKDALGAVAGYGVVVKKGGVATKVAAAQKIVKMPNPEEVIVISSDEEDEGKCAGSRKSKDGPSRKNVKTLTARSKAACGITKKPKDLIENIDAADVDNELAVAEYVDEMYKFFKETEDLSQVHDYMIKQTHINAKMRSILVDWLIEVHRKFELTPETLYLTINIVDRFLSIVVVSRRELQLVGISSMLIASKYEETWAPEVNNFVGISDNAYLREQILVMEKTILEKLEWLMTVPTPYVFLVRYIKASVPSDKQMENMVFFLAELGLLHYPTITSYCPSKIAASAVYAARCTLDNSPSWNETLEHYTGYSECQLKDCAELLVSLHSVAAESKLKEVHGKFTSSDRGAVALLTPAKSLSSKST, from the exons ATGGCGTCTATGCTGTCTCTGAAACTGGTTCTGATCTCTACCGGTGTGTTAACCATGGCCATGGCGTTGAAGGTCTCAGTCTCTGTGGTATCGGATTTCGTGGTCTCGGAAGTCCCTTCCATTTGGAGCATCGTGCTGACTTGGCTGAGGCCTCCTTACCTCTACATCGTCATCAACTGCATCATCATCAGCATCGTCGCTTCCTCCAAGCTCCACACCAGGACCGAAGAAGATCCGGCGCCGGAGATGGTTCCGCTTACTCCTGTGCCGGTTGTGGAGGTCTCCGATGACGTACGGATCAGCGATTACAGTGACGTGTACGAAAACGGCGTTGTTTTGAGTGGTGGAGGATTAGGATACAGTGTTGGTTACGATGCGGCGGAGAAGAAAGTGATGGACGGCGGTGATGATGAGGCTAAGGTGGTGGCGTCGAGGCCGGTAGAGAGGAAAGATTCAATGGAGCTTTCGTTTTTGAATAAGGAGAATGAGAAACCGCCGGTTTCTGCGAGATTCGCTCACCGAAAAGCTGTGAAAGCTAGTCCTGAAG GTGAAGGAATGCTGAAGAATGTAACTGCAGAAGGAAGGACTAGGCGAGTTCTCCAAGATATTGGTAATATGGTTGCTGAGAGAGCTGTGGAAGTGAAGCTTCAAGCTCAGCCCATTacaag GGCTTTTTGTACAGAACTAATTGCTAATGCACAAACAGCAGCAGAGAAGAACAAG TTGCAGAAACCAATTAAAGATGCTTTAGGTGCAGTAGCTGGATATGGGGTTGTTGTGAAGAAAGGCGGTGTAGCAACAAAGGTGGCAGCAGCTCAAAAGATTGTCAAGATGCCTAATCCTGAGGAGGTGATTGTTATTAGCTCAGATGAAGAGGATGAGGGTAAATGTGCTggttcaagaaaatcaaaggaTGGGCCTTCAAGGAAGAATGTCAAGACCCTCACTGCTCGAAGCAag GCTGCTTGTGGAATCACCAAAAAGCCCAAGGATCTGATAGAAAATATCGATGCTGCTGATGTTGACAATGAATTGGCGGTGGCTGAATATGTGGATGAAATGTACAAGTTCTTCAAAGAGACTGAG GATTTGAGTCAAGTGCATGACTACATGATTAAGCAGACACACATAAATGCTAAGATGAGATCAATCCTTGTAGACTGGTTGATAGAGGTTCATCGCAAATTTGAACTCACGCCAGAGACCCTGTATCTCACAATAAATATTGTGGATCGATTCCTTTCAATAGTGGTGGTATCTAGGAGGGAACTTCAGTTGGTTGGAATCAGCTCAATGCTAATTGCAAGCAAGTATGAAGAGACTTGGGCACCAGAG GTCAATAACTTTGTTGGCATTTCAGACAATGCCTATCTTAGGGAACAGATATTGGTCATGGAGAAAACAATCTTGGAAAAGCTGGAATGGTTAATGACGGTCCCTACTCCTTATGTTTTCCTTGTTAGATATATCAAGGCCTCTGTGCCATCTGATAAGCAG ATGGAGAATATGGTGTTTTTCTTAGCTGAACTTGGTCTACTGCACTATCCTACTATAACTTCATATTGCCCCTCAAAGATTGCTGCTTCTGCTGTTTATGCTGCACGATGTACCCTTGACAACAGCCCTTCCTGGAATGAAACTCTAGAGCACTACACAGGCTATTCTGAATGCCAGCTAAA GGATTGCGCGGAGCTCTTGGTAAGCTTACATTCTGTGGCTGCAGAAAGTAAGCTCAAGGAAGTGCATGGGAAATTCACAAGTTCAGATAGGGGCGCTGTTGCTCTTCTCACCCCAGCCAAAAGCCTGTCAAGCAAATCAACTTGA
- the LOC115981051 gene encoding molybdopterin synthase catalytic subunit-like isoform X2 yields MMAAEEKTLVEILEEHNPIDLAKYINYVSAPQAGAIATFSGTTRDTFEGKVVLELRYEAYTPMAIRYLKSICSSARSSWNLHSIAVAHRLGPVPVGETSVFIAISSVHRIDALDACKYVIDELKATVPIWKKEVLANGEVWKENSEFLERRLELGKKDGDCCGKKVEAEVHDKKGCCGTKVKVNEEGIANNSTGHEGSGEVE; encoded by the coding sequence ATGATGGCTGCTGAGGAAAAAACTTTAGTGGAAATCTTGGAAGAGCATAATCCAATTGACCTTGCCAAGTACATAAACTATGTAAGCGCCCCACAAGCTGGTGCAATAGCAACATTTTCCGGCACAACACGTGACACCTTTGAAGGAAAAGTAGTCTTGGAGCTAAGATATGAGGCATATACACCAATGGCAATCCGATACCTTAAATCCATTTGTTCATCTGCTAGATCATCCTGGAATCTCCACTCCATTGCTGTTGCTCACCGGCTGGGGCCGGTTCCAGTGGGAGAAACAAGTGTCTTCATTGCAATCTCGTCTGTTCATCGAATTGATGCGTTGGATGCTTGTAAGTATGTGATTGATGAGTTAAAGGCGACGGTTCCTATATGGAAGAAGGAGGTTCTTGCTAATGGAGAGGTCTGGAAGGAGAATTCGGAGTTCCTTGAGAGGAGATTGGAGCTTGGAAAGAAGGATGGAGACTGCTGTGGGAAAAAGGTTGAGGCCGAGGTGCATGACAAGAAGGGCTGCTGTGGGACTAAGGTTAAGGTCAATGAAGAAGGAATTGCCAACAACAGCACTGGTCATGAAGGCTCCGGTGAAGTTGAGTAA